The genomic interval GCCGTCACGCGCTTCGTCGGTGTAGGTTTCCCATTCCGCGCCGGCGTGGTCCGCGAGGGAGATACCGTGCTCGATATCGGGGCAGGGGCCGGGTGCGATACCCTGATTGCCAGTTCCCTGGTTGGCGAGAACGGCAAGGTCTGGGCGCTCGATATCACCACGGAAATGCTGGATCAGTTGCAAACGACACTCACGCAAGCCGGCATCCGCAATGTCGAACTGGTGGAAGCCGATGCCGAGCGTATTCCCTTGCCCAATCATTCCGTCGATGTGGTGACCAGCAATGGCGTCCTGAATCTGATACCGGATAAGCGCAGAGTGCTGTCCGAGATCTTCCGCGTGCTCAAGCCCGAGGGGCGGGTGCAACTGTCCGATATTGTCATCGACAGGCCCGTTCCGCTGGGCGGGCGAAGTGATCCCGAACTCTGGGCTGAATGCGTGGTGGGCGCCTCGATCAAGGAGGACTACCTGGCCCTGTTTCAGGAAGCCGGCTTTACCGACATTTCCGAGTTGCGCGAGTTCGACTACTTTGCCGAAAGCCCCAGTGCGGATACGCGGCGCATCGCCAATGGCCTGGGCGCACGTTCCATCGATATCTCTATGCAGAGGCCCGCACAGGCCCTCTCGCCAGGATATCTTGGACAGCTCGCCCGCCGTTTGCACCCAAGGCGACTGACACGAATCGGCGCACGGGGCCTGTGGGGTGCAGTGGCCGCCGCTGCCGCCGTGTTCGCTTGCTACGGCCTCGTGGCACTGTTCGGGCTGTTGTCGCTCATGGGGCTCAGCCTCACCCTTCCCGAAGGTCTGTGGGCGTTTGCCATCCTTGCCGCTGCAGTTCTTGCCGTCGCCGCCACGGCTTTGAATTTGCCCCGACATGGCCGACCCTGGCCCCTGCTGGCAACGGGGATTGGTGCTGTACTTATCGCATATGCGCTGTTTGTCAGTTATGACCCCCTGCTCGAGGCGTTGGGTTTCGTCGTTCTTGTCGGTGCAATCGGATGGGATCTCTATCAGGTTTACCTTGCCGAGTGCATTCCGGAGCACCGCAGGCGGTTGCGCCAGGCCAAGGCTTGATGATGCGACCCTCCAGATTCTGGAAATAACCGACTTTTCTTCGCTTGTTATCAGAAATCCTGGCATTCTGGCTTCAAGGAGCAAGGTTCATGTGTATGGTGGGGCCCAATAGGGACCAAGGGCCAGCTATGTGAGACGGGGTGGAATGCTACAGGCGCTTGAAGAGGAATATCGCCATCTGATCGGTCTCTGGAAGGAGGCGCGCAGAGGGCAGGGCGTGCCCACACGCGAGCATTTTGACCCCATGACCTTGCGCGGCCTCGTCTCCCGGGTTCACTTGCTGGAATTCGAGGGCCAGGACAAGTTGATCTTTCGTCTTTCGGGCACAAACGAACAGGCGCGTTTGGGAGAGGATCCAAAAGGGGAAGATTACCTGGCTATAGTTGATGCTCCAGCACGCGCTTACCTGCTACAGAACATGCACACTACGCTGTTTCATCCGGCTGGCCTGGTCGTCACGACGGAAGAGATCCATGCAGACGGAAGCCGTATACCCACGCGCTTCATTGCCTTGCCCCTGCGGGATGCGAGACGCGGGCGCGACCAGGTGATTGCGCTGGTGAGCGAAAAGGGTCCCAAGCAGTATCTCCAGGTTACGTTTCCGGTGCCGCGCGATCGTGAGTGGCACGATGAGGTGATTGCCGTTGAAACCGTGGATCTGGGCAACGGAATACCGGACATCCCCATTTACAAGCGTGAAGCCCTATCCTCTTGAGCGGATCTCGGCAGCGCGGCACAGTCGCGGACGGGCTTGGGGGACAGACGGAGGTGTGCAGGAGGTGGAATGATTGATGCAACTGACCATGCGCACCTGAAGCGCTGCATTGAACTTGCGACAGAGGCGCTTGAGGCCGGAGACGAGCCCTTTGGCTCGGTGCTTGTCTCTGGCGAGGGCGAAATTCTGGCCGAGGATCACAATCGCGTGTCCTCCGGGGACCAGACTCGCCATCCGGAATTCGCCCTGGCGCGCTGGGCGGCCGCCAACATGACGCCGGAAGCACGGGCCGGCGCGACGGTCTATACTTCAGGCGAGCATTGCCCCATGTGTGCAGCGGCGCATGGTTGGGTCGGGCTGGGACGGATCGTCTATGCCAGTTCGTCCCGGCAACTCAGGTCATGGCTGGCGGAGATGCAGGTTCCACCTGCGCCTGTCCGGGCTTTGTCGATCCAGGAGGTGGTTCCCGGACTGGAGGTCGAAGGCCCAGTGCCCGATTTGGCTGAGCAGGTTCGCAGCTTGCATCAAAGGCGGCACCAATTCTGATCTTCCTGGCAGGAGAGGCGTCATGAGGGCTGATCCCTTGATGACGTTGAACGTTCCCTACAGGGAATAAGTGGACTTTCTTACCACCGATGCCGTGGTGATGACGGCCTGATTCGAGGTCTGTATGCATTGCCCATTTCTTCAGAAAGGGTCTAAACTCTGTGCTAAAGCATATACGTGCTTTAACTCTGGATGTTGCAAGCCCACGTTCTAATTAGAGCAATTCATTCAATGCAGATTTTGAACCAGGGAGAGAAACATGGCGGGCAAGGACCAAAAGCCGACAACAACGGATGCGGGGATACCGGTTTCCAGTGATGAACATTCGCTGACGGTTGGGCCGGATGGCCCGATCCTGTTGCAGGATCACTACCTGATCGAACAGATGGCGAACTTCAATCGGGAGCGGATCCCGGAACGTCAGCCACATGCCAAGGGTGGCGGCGCCTTCGGTCGCTTCGAAGTGACCCAGGATGTCAGCAAATACACCAAGGCGGCGGTGTTCCAGCCAGGCACGAAAACCGAGACGCTTATCCGCTTCTCGACGGTTGCCGGCGAACGCGGCAGTCCGGATACCTGGCGCGATCCGCGCGGCTTTTCGCTGAAATTCTATACCAGCGAAGGCAACTATGACATGGTCGGCAACAACACGCCGGTCTTTTTCCTGCGCGACCCACTTAAGTTCCAGCACTTCATCCGCTCGCAGAAGCGCCGGGCAGATACCAACCTGCGCGACCATGACATGCAGTGGGATTTCTGGACCCTCTCGCCCGAGTCTGCCCACCAGGTGGCCTGGCTGATGGGGGATCGCGGTATCCCCAAGACCTGGCGCCACATGAATGGCTATTCCAGCCACACCTACATGTGGGTGAACGCCAAGGGCGAGAAGTTCTGGGTGAAGTATCACTTCAAGACCGACCAGGGTGTCGACCACCTGACCCAGGAGGAGGCCGACCGCCTGGCCGGCGAGGATGGTGATTACCACATGCGCGATCTCTATAATGCGATCGAGCGCAAGGAGTATCCGAGCTGGACGCTCTACATGCAGATCATGCCGTTCCACGAGGCCGAGACCTACCGCTTCAATCCCTTCGATCTTACCAAGGTCTGGCCGCATGCTGACTATCCCTTGATCGAAGTGGGCCGGTTGACGCTGGACCGCAATCCGACCGACTACCACACCGAGATCGAGCAGGCGGCCTTCGAGCCCAACAACCTGGTGCCGGGTATCGGGGTCAGCCCGGACAAGATGCTTTTGGGGCGTCTCTTCTCCTATACTGATGCGCATCGGGCGCGCATGGGCGTCAACTACAAGCAGATTCCGGTGAATCGTCCCAAGGCGCCTGTCCACAGCTATAGCAAGGATGGTGCGATGCGGGTCGAGAACGTTTCCGATCCCGTATATGCGCCAAACTCGAAGGGCGGGCCGGCGGCCGATCCTGAACGCTATCCCGAGGACACGACCTGGGAGGCCAGTGGAGAGTTCGTGCGTGCGCCCTACAGCAAGCGCAAGGACGACGACGATTTCGGCCAGGCCGGGACACTGGTACGTGAGGTCATGGACGATGCCGCGCGCGACCGACTGGTCTCCAACGTTGTGGGACATCTGAAGGGTGGCGTGTCCGAACCGGTCCTGGAACGTGCCTTCGAGTATTGGCGCAACATCGACCAGGATATTGGCGAGCGCATCAAGAAGGGCGTGAAGGGCGGCTGACCGCCTTCACGCGTCCGCTTGTCAGGAGGACAAGCTCCGGGGGGCGAAGCCGGCTCCCCGGAGCTTTTTGTGCGATTCGGATACCTCTCCTATCGACCCGCCCGCAGGCGCCCGACGATGCCGGTGGGGAAGAAGTAGACGCTGAGGATGAACAGAACGCCGAGCCAGAGCAGCCAGCGGTCGGGATCGATGAGACCCGGCAGCAGCGGCACATCGCCCAGCGCTGTAGCACCGATGTCCATCAGGTTCTGCAGATAGTTGCGGGCCAGGATGAACAGTGTGGCGCCCAAAACGGCGCCGTAGATGGAGCCCATGCCGCCGATCACCAGCATTAGCAGGATATCGATCATGATGGTCAGACTGAGCGTGGTGTCGGGGCCGGTGTATTTCAGCCAGATCGCCATCAGAGATCCGGCCAGGGAGGCCACGCCGGCGGATAGGCATACCGCGATGGTGCGGTAGATGACCGTGCGGTAGCCGATCGCCTCGGCGCGGAAGGTGTTCTCACGGATCGCCTGCAGGACCCGGCCGAAGGGCGCGTTGACGAAGCGCAGCAGCAGCAGGACGAGACCGGCGGAGGCGAGGAAGACCAGGTAGTAGTTGAGCAGCCGGCCGTCGATCTTGACGCCGAGGACCTCCGTGTCGATCAGCTTGAAGGCGGGCCCCAGTTCCCGTGGCACACGGTAACTGAGGCCGTCCTCGCCGCCGGTCAGCCCCGAAAGCTGCGAGGCAAGAATCATGAAGGCACTGGCGACTGCCAGTGTCACCATGGCAAAGAAGATCGCCCGCACGCGCAGCGAGAACAGTGCGATGATGAAAGCAAGGGCGATCGAAACCGCCAATCCCGCCAAACTGCCAAGGACCATGCCGCCCCAGCTTGTCGGCCAGACGTCGAGCACGATAGCAACACCATAGGCGCCGATGCCATAGAACATGGTATGGGCGAAGGAGACCACGCCGGTATAGCCGAGCAGCAGGTCATAGCTGGCCACCAGAACGATGAAGACACAGATCGTCGCTGCGGTGTTGAGCGAGCGCGTGCCCGGGAACAGGAAAGGCGCGAAGGCGAGGCCGATCAGGATCGCCAGCAGGATGAGCGTCAGCGCACGGCTGCGTGGCAGGTCGCCGGAGAGAAGAGCGTTCAGCATGACCTTGATTCTCCCGCGCTCAATGCTTGTTGACCGGCAGCAGGCCTTGCGGCCGCCACATCAGCACCGCCACCATCAGCAGGATGTTGGAGCCGAGCGCCACCTTGGGCACCAGGTAGCCGGTGTAGTTGGCCATCAGCCCGACCAGCAGTGCGCCGATGAAACAGCCCTGCACCGAGCCGAGGCCGCCGATGATGACGACGATGAAGACCAGAATCAGGACGTCGAGCCCCATCTGGGCGGTGATGATCTGTTCGTAGAGGCCCCACATCACGCCGCCCAGGCCGGCCAGCGCCGAGCCGGCGACGAACACCAGGATGAAGAGCAGGCGGATGCGGTAACCGAGCGCCTCGACCATCTCGCCGTTCTCGACCCCGGCGCGGATCAGCAGGCCGATCCGCGTGCGCCCCAGGACCCAGAGCAGGGCCAGGAAGATGACGAGGCCGAGGATCACGGAATAGACGCGGTATTTTTCGATGGCCACCATGCCATACACCCAGGCGCCCGTGAGGGCTTCCGGGCGGGGCAGCGGAATGGCGTCGGGGCCCCAGATCAGGCGGATCAGCTCCTCGGCCACGATCAGTCCGCCCATGGTCACCAGGATCTGCTTCAGGTGCGCGCCATAGACCGGCCGCACGATGACCCGCTCGAAGACATAACCGAGGCCGCCGGCGACTAACATGGCCGCCAGCATGGCCGGGAGCACCGCACCGAGATTGAGCAACACGGAATCCGCACCCGTCCACCCTGTGGCCTGCAGCAGGACCGTGGCCCCGACGAAGGCGCCGATGGAGATGAAGGCGCCGTGTCCGAAATTGAGAATGTCCATCAGGCCGAAGACCAGGGTGAGCCCCGAGGCCATGACGAAGATCATCATTCCCATGGCCAGTCCGGCCAGGGTCAACGTGGCCCAGGTCGGGCCGCTGCCGATCAAGACATAGCCGAGGATGAGGAAGGCCGGGACGAGGAGATAGGGCACCCAGGCCCCGAGCCGTTCGGTAAACGGCGCACGCGGTGTGGCGTTTTCGGTCTGGCTGGCGGTCTGGTCGGTCATGACTCTGTATCCAGGCTGAGGCCGAGGAGGCGCTGCTGCAGGGCCTCGTCCTCGGCGAGTTCGGCCATGGCCCCGCCATGGACGACGTGGCCGTCGTCCATCACCGCGACGCTGTCGCCGACGGCGCAGGCCATGTGGAAGTTCTGCTCGACGAGAAGAATCGTGGTTTTGCTGCGCTTGAGATCCAGAAATGCCTCGATCAGGGCCTCGACGATCGAGGGGGCGAGGCCCTTGGTCGGTTCGTCGACCAGTAGCAGGCGTCGCGGCTCGGCGATGGCGCGCGCGATCGCCAGCATCTGCTTCTGGCCCCCGGATAGATTCCCGGCCGGCAGCCGCCAGAATTTCCTAAGCGCCGGGAAGAGCCGGAAGATCCAGTCAAGGCGCGCTTCGTCCATGGGCCCCTTGCGGGCGGCCAGGACCATGTTCTCCTGGACCGTCAGGTTGCTGAAGAGACCCATGTTCTCAGGGACATAGGCAATGCCCTGGCGCGCGATGTCCGCTGTTGCCATGCCGCTGATCTCGGCGCCGTCGAAGACGACCTTCCCCTGAGAGGGCTGCCAGAGACCCATGATGCTGCGCAGTGTGGTGGTCTTGCCGGCGCCGTTGCGGCCCAGCAGCATGGTGAGGCCCCCGGCCGGCACGGTGAGATCGACACCTTGGAGGATATGGTACTGGCCGATGTGGGTGTGGACGCCCTCGAGGTGCAGCAATGGCTCAGGCATGGCTCTTCCTCACACCGAGATAGGCTTCCTGGACGATGGGCGAGGCGATGACCTCGTCGGGCGGGCCGTCGGCAACAAGGGCACCGTTGTGCAGCACTATGATGCGGTCAGCGAGCGAGCGCACCACGTCCATCTTGTGTTCGACCAGCAGGATGGTCTTGGTCCGGTCGCCCTTGATCTCGCGAATCAGGTCGAGAATGACCGGCACCTCGTCGGCGCTCATGCCGGCCGTGGGTTCGTCGAACATCAGAACGTCGGGCTCCAGGGCCAGCAATACGGCGACCTCGAGGCGGCGCTGGCCGCCGTGCGGCAGGGCCGCGGCCGTTTCGCCGGCGCGTTCGAGCAGGTTGGTGCGGTCCAGCAAGGTTTCGGCCTCCTCGATCAGGCTGCCGAAGGAACTGGCGCGTGTCAGGAGGTTGAGGCCGATGCCGCGCCGGCTCTGGATCGCCAGGCGCACGTTCTCCAGCACGCTCAGGTTGGGAAACAGGTTGGTCAGCTGGAAGGCGCGGCCGATTCCGCGATGGGTGCGTGCCGGCGCGCTCAGACCGGTGATGTCTTTCCTGTACAGGCGCACCTGTCCGGTACTCGCCTTCAGCTGGCCGGAAATCATGTTGAAATAGGTGGTCTTGCCCGCGCCGTTGGGGCCGACAATGGCGGTCAGGCTGCCGCTCTCGTAACGGCAGGAGACGGAATCCACGGCGACATGGCCGCCGAAGCGGATCGTCAGGTTCTCTGTCTCGAGCACAGGGGGACTGGATGCGGGCATTGGCTCTTGCTCTTTGAGGGAGAGAGCTGGCGAGGCGCGACACTGCACGCCCCGCCAGACTGCTACCGGCCATTCACCGGTCGTTGCGGATGGGGATGTCCATATCCTCGATCTCGAGGGTGCGAACGAGTTCGGGAATGCCCCAATCCACGTCGTCCTCGACTCGGATCTTGAAGTGGTACATGGCCTGCAGGGCCTGGTGATCCTCCTCGCGGAAGCGCATGGTGCCCTTGGGCGTCATGAACTCCATGCCCTCCATGGCGGCGATCAGGTCTTCGGTCTCGGTGCTTTCGGCCTGGCGCAGGGCCTCCACGATGGCGACGCCGGCCGACATGCCACCGGCCGTGAAGAAGTCCGGCGGTTCGTTGTGGCGCGCGAAGTGCTCCTCGACAAGCCAGTCGTTCATCTCGTTTTCCGGGATCTCGTAGTAGTAATAGGTGGCCCCTTCCATGCCCGGAAGTTCCTTGTAGGCTGCCATCGCGGCCAGGATGTTGCCGCCGGAGGCCAACTCGATGTCGAAACGCTCAGGGGCCAGGGCCTTGATCTTCCCGACGGGATTGCCGCCGCCGGCCCAGACCACCCAGATGATCTTGCGCTCGCAGTTCTCGGCCGCGTTCAGCTCATCGAAGAGGCGCTGCGCGTGGGCCGTGAAGTCCGTGGCATCCTGCGGGGCATATTCCTCGAAGATCAGGCGCGCGTCCGTGTCGACGAGCGCCTCCTTGAAGGCGGCGACGCCGTCGCGGCCGAAGGCATAGTCCTGGGCCAGGGTGGCGATACAGTTGCCCTCCTGGCCGAGGGCGACCGCGTTCGCGATGGCGTCCTGGGAGGAGTTGCGCCCGGTCCTGAAGATGTAACGGTTCCACGCCTCTCCGGTGATGGAATCGGCGACCGCCGGCTCGACCAGCAGGATCTTCTCGTACTCCTGGGCGACCGGCAGCATGGCGAGCGCGACGCCGGAGGACACGGCGCCCACCGCCAGGGTGACCTCGTCATCTCCGTAGGCCTCGGCCAGTAGGGTCTTGCCGAGGTCCGGCTTCAGCTGGGTGTCCTTTTCGATCACCTCGATGGGCCGGCCGCCGATCTCCATGGTGCCGTCGGTGGCGTACTCGAGTCCCATCATCAATCCGTTGTGGGACTGTTCGGCATAGGCTTCGTAGGCCCCCGTCTTGCCATAGACATGGGCGATCTTGATGGGATCCTGGGCAAGTGCGCTGCCGCTTGCCAAGAGTCCTGCGGCGGCTGTTGCTGCCGCCAAGCTTGATAGTAGTCTCTGCATTGTTTTCTCCCTTTCCATGATCGTGGTTCTTATTGTTGTTCCGTTTGTCCTGTCGCACCGGAGACGCGGTGGCCGACGTCCTTCATCAGCACCAGGGCCCGGCCTTCGCAGATCCTGCGTCCTTCGCCGTCGCGGCAGAGGGTTGCCAGGTCCACAAGATCCTTCTCCGGCCGGATGCGCGTGATGGTGACGCTCGCCGTCAGCGGCGTGCCCACCTCTGCTGTGCCGACGAAATCCAGGGTCTGTTTCAGGTAATTCGTGCCGAATCCGGGCAGTTCGGCACCCAGCAGATAGGAGAACAGGCCGCCGATCAGCGGTTCCGGCACATCGCCTGTGGCGTGTGATGATCCGCTGAGGGCCTCGTAGCCGGCAATGGCATCGGCATCGAAGATACGGGTGGTGCTGACAGAGTCGCCGGTTTTCATCACCCTTCCTCCTTACCGCGCACAATGCGCGTTTCTCCGTCCAGGGTCAGCGTTCCGTCTGTCGTGCGCAGGATCCGCGTGGCGAGACGACACTCCTCCTCTGTGGGATGGTCGAGCACCTCCACTTCCAGTCGCACGATCTCGCCGGCGAAGGTCGGTGCGGGGAACATGAGGTTCTGCGAAACCTGCTGCATACCCGGAAAGTGGGTTGCGATCAGTCCACGCAGCGCCGTGTAGAGCAGCATGCCGTGGGCGACCGTGCGCCCAAAGCGGGTTTCCGCCGCGAAGACGGGGTCGACGTGGATCGGGTTGTCGTCGCCGCTGATCACGGCGAAGCGGTCGAACTCGGCCTGGGTGAATTGGCGTTCGGACGTGAAGAGCGTGCCGGCGGTGGGCAGGGACGTAGCGGCGGTCATTGCGCCCCTCCTGTCCCGGTGGAAGGGACGCTCTCGCTTTGAAATTGCGCGCGCAGCACGTGCTTCTGTACCTTGCCGGCCGGTGTGCGCGGGAAGTCCTCGACCACGAAGAAGCGCTTGGGAATGCGGTAGCTGGCAAGATGCTCGCGGCAATAGGCGACGATAGACTCCAGGTTAACCTCTTCGCCAGGACGGGGGCGTAGATAGGCATGGCCGACCTCGCCCCACTTCTCGTCGGGCACGCCCACCACGGCAACCTCCAGCAGTTGTGGGTGAGCGCCCAGTATCGCTTCGACCTCGGCCGGATAGACGTTCTCGCCGCCTGAGATGAACATGTCCTTGATGCGGTCGACCAGGTAGAAATAACCGTCGTTGTCCCGCCGTGCGACGTCGCCGCTGTGCAGCCAGCCCTCGACGATGGTCTTGGCGGTGACCTCCGACCGATTCCAGTAGCCGGGTGTGATGTTCGGCCCGCGCAGAAGCAGTTCGCCCGCCTCGCCGTCGGCAACCTCCCTGCCTTCACTGTTGACGATCCGCGCCTCGACCAGGAGTTGCGGCTTGCCGATGGAGCCGGGCTTGCGGGTGACGTTCTCGGCATCCATCAGGAAGGTCGTTGGCCCGGACTCGGTCATTCCGAACCCCTGCTGGATGTAGGCGCCGCGCTTGGCGTAGCTGTGGAGGATGTGATCGGGCAGCGGCGCGCCGCCGGCACTCCAGCTACGCACCCGGGTCAGTTCGATCTCCACGAAGCGCTCATGCAGGCTCAAGGCCTGATAGACGGCCGGCACGGCAAGCAGCGCCGTCAACTCGCCGCCGTCGATCAGATCGAGTAGCCGGTCGGCGTCGAAACCGGGCAGCACCTTGACGGAGCCGCCGCAGATCAAAGTGGGCAGGGTATGGAGGTTAATGCCGGCTGTGTGGAAAAGCGGCAGATAGCAGGGCGTGGTGTCGGCACCGGTGAGATGGGTTGGCTGGGCGATGTTGATGTAGTTGGCCAGCGCCATGCCGAAGGTCTGGATCACCGCCTTGGGCGTGCCGGTGGTGCCTGAGGTATAGAGCATGTACCAGGGAGCTTCGGGATCGCGTTCCTCGACGCGCGGCGGCCAGCTCGGCGTTTCCTCGGCGGTGAGCAGGTCTTCGTAGCTGTCCGTACCCTGCGTTTCCTCCAGCGGGATCAACGGCAGGGCGCACCCATCGGCCAGCTTGCCGGCGAGTTCGGCCGTGGCCGTGTCGTGCAGCAGGAAGCGCGGCGCGCAGTCCTTGACCACTGGCGTCAGTTCGCTTGCGGTCTGGCGCCAGTTGAGTGGCGTCAGGATGACTCCGGCCTTGCCGCAGCCGAAGAGGATCTCGAAGAAGGCGATGCAGTTGTGGCAGAGGATGGCAACGCGCTCGCCGGGTTCGACGCCGCAACGGCGCAGGGCCGCGGCGAAGCGCTCGGCGCGCTCGTTGAGCTGGCGATAGGTGACGCTTCGACCGGTTGCGACCTCGTGCATGGCCATCTTGTCCGGTAGCAGGCTTGCGCGTTTGGCGGCGAAATCGAAGACTTGGAACACTGCCTCCTCCTCCGCTAGACGGCCCGGCCGAGGAACCGCGCGACACCGGCGCGGGTTTCCGGTCGGGCGGCCTGTTCAATGAAACCACGGCGCTCAGCCTCGAGGGCCTGAGCGATTGCGGCGCGTCGGGCGGGGGCGAGCAGTCGCGCTTTGGTGGCGTGCAGGCCGCCCTGAACCTTGCTCGAGAGTATCTCGACCCAGTCATTTACCTGGCTGTCCAGGGTTCCGGCTGGCACCACTGCGTGGGCGAGGCCGAGGCGACCTGCTTCCTCGGCGTCCACCTGACGGTTCAGCAGCTGGATCTCGGCGGCCCGGGCATGCCCGATCCGTTCGGGCAGCAGCGCGCTCCAGCCGCCGTCGGGACTGAAGCCGACCTCGACGTAGTAGGGCGCAATGAAGGCCTCTTCGGCCAGGACGACGAGGTCGGCGGCGAGAACCAGGCCCAGGGAGCCGCCGGTAACCGGTCCCTGGATGCGGGCGATCACGGGCAGAGGCAGGTCGAGCAGTGCCAGGATCGCTTCGTTCAGCTGGCCAACGATCCGTTCCCCATAGACCGCCATGTCCTCGGCATCGTGGAAAGTGGCGAGATCGCCGCCGGTGGAGAAGCTTCGGCCTTCCGCGGCCAGCACCACGACACGCACACTGTTGTCCCGGCGGACCTCGGCAATGGCGTCCAGCAGGTCTTCCAGCAGCTCCGGCACCAGGCTGTTGTGCCGCTCCGGTCGATTGAGGGTCAGGCGGGCGGTGCCGCTGTCGATCTCGCAGAGGACCAGATTGCCGCTCATGCCGTACCTCCTTCTCCGGGTCGTGGCTTGAGGCCGTGGGCGATCATGTCCATCACGCTGGCGACCACGGGGCCCGGGTCGCGCTCCGCCTCCCAGATGCCGTAGCGCAGGCCGAGAAAGAGCGAGATGCCCATCAGCGCCCAGCTCTCGGCGTCGGAGTCCTGGACGCGGATCTCGCCGCGCTCCGCGGCGGCCTCGCAGCGAGCGCGATAGGCCGCACCGAAATCCTGGAAGTAGAGGCGGAAGGCCTCGGGGTCGACGAACTGCGCCTCGAGGACGATGCGATAGAGGTCCGGGTAGAGTCGCACGAAGCGGATGAAGGCCTCCATGCCCTGCGCTTCGGCGCTCAGGCGGTCGGTGCCCTCGTCGACATTCTCGGTCAGGAAGTCGCGCAGCCGCCGGCCGAGATCGAAGACCAGGGTGCGGAACAGCTCTTCCTTGCTGGAGAAGTAGATATAGAAGGTGCCCTGGGCGGTGCCGGCCGCCGAGGTGATGCCGGCAACCGAGGCCTCGTGGAAGCCCTTGCTGCCGAACTCCTCCTGCGCCGCGTCCAGCAGCTTGCGCACGGTGCGCGCGCCGCGTCGCGTCTTTGGCGGGTTGTTCAGTTCCGGCAGGGCCTGGTCCAAGGCGCGACTCCCAAAGTGTTCCGTCCCGTGACAGCGCTTGCCGGCGCAATGGCCTCGGCTTGCAATTTCCGCTGTCGTGCGTTTTCTTATTATGAGACATGACTCAACTGTCATGTTTATACTAAGACCGCTCATTAGGTCCTGTCAATTCGCTCGATTGTTCGTAGGGAGCGAAGGGCGGCAAGCTGGGAGAAGGGTTTGAGCGAAACGCCGGGGAAGGCCCTGCCGATGGGTGACGGACCTCCACTGCACTATCGCGAGCTGGGGACGGGGTCGCCGCTGCTGCTCCTGCACGGCTTTGGCTGTGACGGCCACAGTTTCGACGGGCTGGCTGACCGCCTGAAGGAGCGATTTCGCGTCATCATTCCCGACCAGCGCGGGCACGGTCGCTCGGCGGCGTGTGCCTTCCCGGACGTGCGGGAGGCGACGGATCCCCTTGATGATCTTGCCGATGATGCGGTGCACCTGATTGATCATACGGCGGGGCAGCCAGTGGTGGCGCTGGGCTGGTCGATGGGGGCGGCGGTGCTCTTTTCCGCCGTCGCGCGCCACGGCCAG from Fodinicurvata sediminis DSM 21159 carries:
- a CDS encoding ABC transporter ATP-binding protein, translating into MPASSPPVLETENLTIRFGGHVAVDSVSCRYESGSLTAIVGPNGAGKTTYFNMISGQLKASTGQVRLYRKDITGLSAPARTHRGIGRAFQLTNLFPNLSVLENVRLAIQSRRGIGLNLLTRASSFGSLIEEAETLLDRTNLLERAGETAAALPHGGQRRLEVAVLLALEPDVLMFDEPTAGMSADEVPVILDLIREIKGDRTKTILLVEHKMDVVRSLADRIIVLHNGALVADGPPDEVIASPIVQEAYLGVRKSHA
- a CDS encoding substrate-binding domain-containing protein codes for the protein MQRLLSSLAAATAAAGLLASGSALAQDPIKIAHVYGKTGAYEAYAEQSHNGLMMGLEYATDGTMEIGGRPIEVIEKDTQLKPDLGKTLLAEAYGDDEVTLAVGAVSSGVALAMLPVAQEYEKILLVEPAVADSITGEAWNRYIFRTGRNSSQDAIANAVALGQEGNCIATLAQDYAFGRDGVAAFKEALVDTDARLIFEEYAPQDATDFTAHAQRLFDELNAAENCERKIIWVVWAGGGNPVGKIKALAPERFDIELASGGNILAAMAAYKELPGMEGATYYYYEIPENEMNDWLVEEHFARHNEPPDFFTAGGMSAGVAIVEALRQAESTETEDLIAAMEGMEFMTPKGTMRFREEDHQALQAMYHFKIRVEDDVDWGIPELVRTLEIEDMDIPIRNDR
- a CDS encoding phosphate acetyltransferase, producing MKTGDSVSTTRIFDADAIAGYEALSGSSHATGDVPEPLIGGLFSYLLGAELPGFGTNYLKQTLDFVGTAEVGTPLTASVTITRIRPEKDLVDLATLCRDGEGRRICEGRALVLMKDVGHRVSGATGQTEQQ
- a CDS encoding MaoC/PaaZ C-terminal domain-containing protein, with the protein product MTAATSLPTAGTLFTSERQFTQAEFDRFAVISGDDNPIHVDPVFAAETRFGRTVAHGMLLYTALRGLIATHFPGMQQVSQNLMFPAPTFAGEIVRLEVEVLDHPTEEECRLATRILRTTDGTLTLDGETRIVRGKEEG
- a CDS encoding acyl-CoA synthetase translates to MFQVFDFAAKRASLLPDKMAMHEVATGRSVTYRQLNERAERFAAALRRCGVEPGERVAILCHNCIAFFEILFGCGKAGVILTPLNWRQTASELTPVVKDCAPRFLLHDTATAELAGKLADGCALPLIPLEETQGTDSYEDLLTAEETPSWPPRVEERDPEAPWYMLYTSGTTGTPKAVIQTFGMALANYINIAQPTHLTGADTTPCYLPLFHTAGINLHTLPTLICGGSVKVLPGFDADRLLDLIDGGELTALLAVPAVYQALSLHERFVEIELTRVRSWSAGGAPLPDHILHSYAKRGAYIQQGFGMTESGPTTFLMDAENVTRKPGSIGKPQLLVEARIVNSEGREVADGEAGELLLRGPNITPGYWNRSEVTAKTIVEGWLHSGDVARRDNDGYFYLVDRIKDMFISGGENVYPAEVEAILGAHPQLLEVAVVGVPDEKWGEVGHAYLRPRPGEEVNLESIVAYCREHLASYRIPKRFFVVEDFPRTPAGKVQKHVLRAQFQSESVPSTGTGGAQ
- a CDS encoding enoyl-CoA hydratase/isomerase family protein — encoded protein: MSGNLVLCEIDSGTARLTLNRPERHNSLVPELLEDLLDAIAEVRRDNSVRVVVLAAEGRSFSTGGDLATFHDAEDMAVYGERIVGQLNEAILALLDLPLPVIARIQGPVTGGSLGLVLAADLVVLAEEAFIAPYYVEVGFSPDGGWSALLPERIGHARAAEIQLLNRQVDAEEAGRLGLAHAVVPAGTLDSQVNDWVEILSSKVQGGLHATKARLLAPARRAAIAQALEAERRGFIEQAARPETRAGVARFLGRAV
- a CDS encoding TetR/AcrR family transcriptional regulator produces the protein MTVESCLIIRKRTTAEIASRGHCAGKRCHGTEHFGSRALDQALPELNNPPKTRRGARTVRKLLDAAQEEFGSKGFHEASVAGITSAAGTAQGTFYIYFSSKEELFRTLVFDLGRRLRDFLTENVDEGTDRLSAEAQGMEAFIRFVRLYPDLYRIVLEAQFVDPEAFRLYFQDFGAAYRARCEAAAERGEIRVQDSDAESWALMGISLFLGLRYGIWEAERDPGPVVASVMDMIAHGLKPRPGEGGTA